One Candidatus Binataceae bacterium DNA segment encodes these proteins:
- a CDS encoding pyridoxamine 5'-phosphate oxidase family protein encodes MEAVTPTERTRLRRLPKRAAYERVTINSILDEALICHIGFVQDGQPFTIPTLHVRQDDQLYVHGSAASRMLKTASDTMPICVTVTLIDGLVLARSAFHHSVNYRSVVILGTAVRVDDREAKVGMLRAMVEKLVPYRWQNTRPPTDQELAATMVLRLPIEEASAKVRVGQAMDDEGDYALPHWAGVIPLHLRAGTPIPDPRMTADIATPMHVLDFARNSPAVRNGTK; translated from the coding sequence ATGGAAGCGGTCACACCTACCGAACGAACCCGGCTCCGGCGGCTCCCCAAGCGCGCCGCCTACGAGCGCGTGACGATCAATTCAATCCTTGACGAGGCGCTCATCTGCCATATCGGCTTCGTGCAGGACGGGCAGCCCTTCACGATTCCGACGCTCCACGTGCGCCAGGACGATCAGCTCTACGTGCACGGTTCGGCCGCGAGCCGGATGCTGAAGACCGCCAGCGACACGATGCCGATTTGCGTCACGGTCACGCTTATCGATGGACTGGTGCTGGCACGCTCGGCGTTCCATCACTCGGTCAACTATCGATCGGTAGTAATTCTGGGCACCGCAGTGCGGGTTGACGATCGCGAAGCGAAGGTCGGGATGCTGCGCGCGATGGTCGAGAAGCTGGTGCCATATCGGTGGCAGAACACGCGGCCGCCGACAGACCAGGAGCTCGCGGCGACGATGGTCCTGCGGCTGCCGATCGAGGAGGCGTCGGCCAAGGTGCGTGTCGGACAAGCAATGGACGACGAAGGGGACTATGCCCTACCCCATTGGGCGGGAGTCATTCCGCTGCATCTCAGGGCTGGCACGCCGATCCCGGATCCGCGGATGACGGCGGATATCGCAACGCCGATGCACGTGCTCGACTTCGCGCGCAATTCGCCGGCGGTGCGCAACGGCACGAAGTGA
- a CDS encoding GNAT family N-acetyltransferase encodes MSAIEITTDRARMDVDAIRAFLARSYWANGIAREVVARAVANSLCFGAFAGAAQIGFVRVVTDCATFAYVADVYVLEAYRGRGISKALMAAVRAHPDLQGLRRWHLATRDAHGLYRQFGFTALENPDRHMESVDPEVYSRMGER; translated from the coding sequence GTGAGCGCAATCGAAATTACGACCGACCGCGCGCGCATGGATGTCGATGCGATCCGCGCTTTTCTCGCCCGCTCGTATTGGGCGAACGGGATTGCACGCGAGGTCGTGGCGCGCGCGGTCGCTAACTCTTTGTGTTTCGGCGCCTTCGCCGGCGCCGCGCAGATTGGCTTCGTGCGCGTTGTGACAGATTGTGCGACCTTCGCGTACGTCGCCGACGTGTACGTGCTCGAAGCATATCGCGGGCGCGGAATTTCCAAGGCGCTGATGGCCGCCGTCCGGGCCCATCCGGATTTGCAGGGCCTGCGCCGATGGCATCTCGCGACCCGCGACGCGCACGGTCTCTATCGCCAGTTTGGTTTCACCGCGCTCGAGAATCCCGATCGCCACATGGAGAGCGTCGACCCCGAGGTCTATTCGCGGATGGGCGAGCGATAG